One Cyprinus carpio isolate SPL01 chromosome A16, ASM1834038v1, whole genome shotgun sequence genomic region harbors:
- the LOC109054686 gene encoding myoneurin-like, whose amino-acid sequence MDLANDPLCEPSASEANLHNEQLSLSDRLSPLEAPLDSTVHGIEATEGTERNSGLELKLDLYVPAPPIIEPVTPVEETVEHCALPVATEKESTQPEAVKEGSDKTANFEGFHCKNQTSLAESSSNTVTEVGCEHSSNETSSSDCTAESCMPVEPISSNETPKSHASIKSSIGSTVDNADRKNIPPKKDKFNPLRIDMAKVIPLTSSQLSLQCLECHIIFSDSKSKERHLKMSHPAEYQQCMLGDALFTCYVCDQHFTTSTELMAHQRTHTGNERFKCPFCSEAFYRSCELTSHKKKNHFSKHGYTCPECGKPFKTFTLLRYHQRVHTEEKPFVCTHKHCGRKFSASKSLQHHLEKHQKEDNQDNKTASTTTKKKRDKGKNVRKFPCSQCAAVFKTSKAQQLHIKNKHSQESQSSTVMVPQLKPTGPALTQTANGQPQTLIMETVGPAPQQMDKLDPEQIKRLIEKLGNVQKVNQLVILPLQPQSFGSPSTAINATITCEFYSINHSANTM is encoded by the exons ATGGACCTTGCTAATGACCCACTCTGTGAACCATCTGCTTCTGAAGCAAATCTGCACAATGAGCAGCTTTCACTTTCAGACCGCCTTTCTCCTTTGGAAGCACCATTAGATAGTACTGTACATGGAATAGAGGCTACAGAGGGTACAGAACGAAACAGTGGCCTTGAGTTGAAGCTGGACCTCTATGTCCCGGCACCACCAATAATAGAGCCTGTAACCCCTGTAGAGGAAACAGTGGAGCATTGTGCACTTCCTGTAGCAACAGAAAAGGAAAGCACACAACCTGAAGCCGTTAAAGAGGGATCAGATAAAACTGCTAACTTTGAAGGCTTTCATTGCAAAAATCAGACAAGTCTGGCTGAGTCGAGTTCGAATACTGTGACAGAAGTGGGATGTGAGCATTCATCCAATGAAACAAGCTCTTCAGACTGTACAGCTGAAAGTTGTATGCCTGTAGAGCCCATAAGCTCTAATGAAACGCCAAAAAGTCATGCCAGTATTAAATCATCAATTGGAAGTACAGTAGACAATGCCGACAGAAAGAACATCCCTCCAAAGAAGGACAAATTTAACCCTTTGAGAATTGACATGGCCAAAGTAATACCTCTCACCT CATCCCAACTCTCTCTGCAGTGCCTAGAATGTCACATCATCTTCAGTGACTCCAAAAGCAAAGAACGGCACCTTAAAATGAGCCACCCTGCAGAATATCAGCAATGCATGCTGGGCGATGCTCTCTTTACTTGCTATGTTTGTGATCAGCATTTCACCACCTCCACAGAGCTCATGGCCCAtcaacgcacacacacaggtaACGAGCGATTCAAGTGCCCGTTCTGTAGTGAGGCCTTCTACCGTTCCTGTGAACTaacaagtcacaaaaaaaaaaatcacttcagcAAACATGGATACACCTGCCCAGAGTGTGGCAAGCCTTTCAAAACCTTTACTTTGCTCAGATACCACCAACGGGTACACACAGAGGAAAAGCCTTTTGTTTGCACACATAAACACTGTGGTAGAAAGTTTTCTGCATCCAAGTCTCTTCAGCACCACTTAGAAAAACATCAGAAAGAAGATAACCAGGATAACAAGACTGCTTCAACTACCACAAAGAAAAAGAGGGATAAAG GAAAAAATGTGCGGAAATTTCCATGTTCACAGTGTGCTGCAGTCTTCAAGACTTCTAAAGCCCAACAACttcacatcaaaaataaacacTCTCAAGAGTCACAAAGTAGCACTGTGATGGTGCCACAACTGAAGCCAACTGGACCTGCTCTGACACAGACGGCAAATGGACAACCACAGACGTTGATCATGGAAACTGTCGGACCAGCACCACAGCAAATGGATAAGCTGGATCCTGAGCAAATAAAAAGGCTAATTGAGAAACTTGGAAATGTACAGAAAGTGAATCAGTTGGTTATATTGCCTTTGCAGCCACAAAGCTTTGGGTCACCATCAACAGCCATTAATGCAACCATTACATGTGAATTTTACTCAATCAACCATTCAGCCAACACAATGTGA
- the LOC109054670 gene encoding uncharacterized protein LOC109054670 produces the protein MVEGNKDPQECQVLYHLCVLDTPEGKSKEKDKNGVNASETGQPLSSEEAPEEQVVFELDSVTTSVMDIVNSGDSSFEESRELVRDGSSPGIILEKFLTARERNMENPNTQIRIRANSLLDTSKVTSANTSADVKIEERSSNLLHHSLISSESGAMHGVQMFFVKAEDHLTTNEMFQALQPMDHHRVTCQDKTIYRNRDGTSSDSHVVPLQSYSKQCIFYPVKEEEREHLVEPPRTFLNSGELAGTSSGIEECEEVRVGSVQMDIQHLYTTSEEGDVSAEQQRAQGFLEFLSENSDTDDADNVHSEPEAETTVMSCYHGIQSNGTVHQNERYGPSGRINVGASPTRHTEPERQLNWKPINYFNQYFSLDAWNEIAVCTRETSKLPNLVTEKEVAQYVGIHIAMGTLKFPSTKLYWEDCTRVPLISDAMSASRFCELTREVKLASSGGASVGTSSDQQSEESNRDQPGQSNEAHSNEEAHNCTNLKTDPLWKVMPLIRRVQNGCRALKRHGNYGVDQYPLPFQRHPTHSLLHTVVINGGGLVVDFILSVDDSNREDVVEKMVSRGKEGNEGMVFLCKPELSTPSMLEHLLAAGVQSAGKVGGARGQIGDEFVSSDGKLKLFRCHHGFILSAVVKEKPRSTSLVSGFERAIKAANLNRDLRSLYRTPCTNSAVSAWPQSVLWDLIDLVLVNAWIQYKQDYSHITDLLSLMAFRLEVAKALILSSGVDAQDSSPPCPPAPKLHGPDTNSRPSQVLETPLPDVNTRYDGFGHWPEQLAEGEEARRCRFGGCERTSRVRCLKCCVFLCISRNHNCFLKFHSQGSS, from the exons ATGGTGGAAGGAAATAAGGATCCACAAGAATGCCAAGTTCTCTATCATCTGTGTGTACTTGATACTCCAGAGGGAAAGAGCAAAGAAAAGGACAAGAATGGAGTTAATGCCTCTGAAACTGGTCAACCATTGTCTTCTGAGGAGGCTCCTGAGGAACAGGTTGTTTTTGAGTTGGATTCTGTTACCACAAGTGTAATGGATATTGTAAACTCTGGAGACAGTTCATTTGAAGAATCTAGAGAGCTGGTTCGAGACGGCAGCTCACCTGGAATCATACTGGAAAAATTCTTGACTGCTCGGGAGAGAAATATGGAAAATCCAAACACCCAAATTCGGATTAGG GCAAACTCCTTGTTGGATACCAGTAAGGTGACTTCAGCTAACACATCAGCTGACGTGAAAATAGAAGAACGTTCTTCAAACCTGCTTCACCACAGTCTGATTTCTTCTGAGAGTGGTGCAATGCATGGAgtacaaatgttttttgtcaaaGCGGAAGACCACTTGACTACAAATGAGATGTTTCAGGCACTCCAGCCCATGGATCATCATCGAGTTACATGTCAAG ATAAGACCATTTATAGGAATAGAGATGGCACCTCTTCGGACTCTCATGTAGTACCCCTGCAGTCCTACAGCAAGCAATGTATATTTTATCCTGTTAAGGAGGAAGAGAGGGAACATTTAGTGGAGCCTCCTCGGACATTCTTGAATTCGGGGGAACTTGCAG GGACTTCATCTGGAATTGAAGAATGTGAGGAAGTCAGGGTGGGTTCAGTACAAATGGACATCCAACATCTATACACAACATCTGAAGAGG GTGATGTTAGTGCTGAACAGCAAAGAGCTCAAGGCTTTTTAGAATTCCTTTCGGAGAATTCAGACACGGATGATGCCGATAATGTCCACTCTGAACCAGAAGCTGAAACCACGGTGATGTCCTGTTACCATGGAATACAGAGTAATGGTACAGTACATCAAAATGAGAGATATGGTCCAAGTGGCAGAAT aAACGTGGGTGCCTCTCCAACAAGGCACACAGAACCAGAGAGGCAGCTCAACTGGAAGCCCATTAACTACTTCAATCAGTATTTTAGTTTGGACGCGTGGAATGAAATTGCTGTTTGCACAAGAGAAACATCAAAACTGCCAAACCTTGTTACAGAAAAAGAGGTTGCACAGTATGTAGGAATCCACATTGCAATGGGAACTCTGAAG TTTCCAAGCACAAAGCTCTACTGGGAAGATTGCACACGAGTACCTCTGATCTCCGATGCTATGTCGGCTTCAAGATTCTGTGAGCTTACTCGTGAAGTGAAGCTGGCCAGTTCTGGTGGAGCTTCTGTGGGGACGAGTAGCGATCAGCAGTCTGAGGAAAGCAACAGAGACCAGCCAGGACAGAGTAATGAAGCTCACAGTAATGAAGAGGCACATAATTGCACAAACTTAAAGACAGATCCTTTGTGGAAGGTAATGCCGTTGATAAGAAGAGTTCAAAACGGTTGTCGGGCACTGAAGCGACATGGAAACTATGGGGTCGACCAGTACCCCCTTCCTTTTCAAAGACACCCAACCCATTCATTACTTCACACGGTTGTAATAAATGGTGGAGGGTTGGTTGTGGACTTCATCTTGAGTGTAGATGACTCCAACAGAGAAGATGTAGTTGAGAAAATGGTCTCTAGAGGTAAGGAGGGAAACGAAGGGATGGTGTTTCTTTGCAAACCAGAGCTTTCTACACCTTCTATGCTGGAGCATCTTTTAGCGGCTGGTGTGCAAAGCGCTGGCAAGGTTGGTGGGGCAAGAGGACAGATAGGTGATGAGTTTGTGAGCTCGGATGGAAAACTCAAGCTGTTCAGATGTCATCATGGCTTTATTCTTTCAGCAGTGGTAAAGGAAAAACCTCGTTCAACATCACTTGTCAGTGGCTTCGAGCGAGCAATTAAGGCTGCAAATCTTAACCGTGACTTGAGAAGTCTTTATCGCACACCCTGCACGAACTCGGCAGTCAGTGCTTGGCCGCAGTCTGTTCTCTGGGACTTGATCGATCTGGTTTTAGTAAACGCATGGATACAGTACAAGCAAGATTACAGTCATATTACAGATCTGTTATCACTTATGGCATTTCGGTTGGAGGTGGCCAAAGCATTGATTCTCTCCAGTGGTGTTGACGCACAAGACTCATCACCTCCCTGCCCTCCTGCTCCAAAACTACATGGTCCAGATACAAACTCAAGACCTTCTCAGGTTCTTGAGACCCCTTTGCCTGATGTAAATACACGGTATGATGGCTTTGGGCACTGGccggagcagctggcagagggcGAGGAGGCCAGGAGGTGTCGATTCGGGGGCTGTGAGAGGACATCACGTGTGCGGTGTCTTAAATGCTGTGTGTTCCTGTGCATTTCTCGAAACCACAACTGCTTCCTGAAGTTTCACAGTCAGGGGTCTTCATGA
- the LOC109054669 gene encoding zinc finger protein 436-like — MDSNILNIEEIVMGGGEAAAPAELPSEKTEETYTTSIQEHAPPPVIQSYQHESLQCFQCFITFCNSKAKERHMKKSHREEYKQQLQQCDTLFTCYVCDRTFPSSEELTQHQSTHNKEDKPFKCAHCQECFRTFSELTTHRRQVCPERQFVCKECNETFRSPGLLRNHRLAQHPVPMDGEDAEDSTKTYRCGKCGRGFEEEAELLQHQENHAGDRHCNGSAAVKRRGRPPKTDAGAAGEKKAKQKNKEEEAEEPEETNHSEDASAKPATAEVKAGGRRGRPAKSTQEPKAEDDKAALQIPCTECDLTFPSLTQLRAHKKEKHTQRKPHACGECEESFNRPEQLEAHMARAHSAGRHTCPTCGKSFGRESNLKAHQQSHGKEEKPLGKR, encoded by the exons ATGGACTCTAACATACTGAATATAGAGGAGATAGTAATGGGCGGAGGAGAGGCTGCTGCCCCTGCTGAACTGCCCTCTGAGAAGACAGAGGAGACCTACACCACCTCCATTCAGGAACATGCACCACCTCCTGTCATTCAGTCAT aCCAGCATGAAAGCCTGCAGTGTTTCCAATGTTTTATTACTTTCTGCAACTCAAAAGCCAAGGAAAGGCATATGAAGAAAAGTCATCGGGAAGAGTACAAACAGCAGCTTCAGCAG TGTGATACTCTTTTCACATGCTACGTGTGCGATCGAACCTTCCCCTCCTCTGAGGAACTGACACAACATCAGTCGACCCACAACAAGGAGGACAAGCCCTTCAAATGTGCACATTGCCAAGAATGTTTCCGCACATTCTCAGAG TTAACAACACATCGGCGGCAGGTATGTCCTGAACGTCAGTTTGTTTGCAAAGAATGCAACGAGACATTTCGAAGCCCTGGACTTTTGCGTAACCATCGTTTGGCCCAGCACCCCGTGCCCATGGACGGAGAGGATGCAGAGGATTCCACTAAGACCTACCGATGTGGTAAATGTGGTAGGGGATTTGAAGAAGAGGCAGAGCTCCTGCAACATCAGGAGAACCATGCAGGAGACCGGCACTGCAACGGTAGTGCCGCCGTCAAACGTCGAGGAAGACCGCCAAAAACTGACGCTGGAGCAGCCGGTGAAAAGAAAGCAAAGCAAAAGAATAAGGAGGAAGAAGCAGAGGAGCCTGAGGAAACCAACCATTCAGAAGACGCTTCTGCAAAACCAGCCACAGCTGAAGTGAAGGCAGGAGGAAGACGAGGACGCCCCGCCAAATCTACCCAGGAGCCCAAGGCAGAAGATGATAAAGCAGCTCTGCAGATCCCTTGCACTGAATGTGACCTCACTTTCCCCAGCCTGACGCAGCTTCGAGCACATAAGAAAGAGAAGCACACGCAGCGCAAGCCTCACGCTTGTGGAGAATGTGAGGAGAGTTTTAACCGACCTGAGCAGTTGGAGGCCCATATGGCACGGGCACACAGTGCCGGCCGGCACACTTGCCCCACATGTGGAAAAAGCTTTGGCAGAGAAAGTAACCTGAAGGCTCATCAACAGAGTCATGGAAAAGAAGAGAAGCCACTCGGAAAGAGATAA